A segment of the Candidatus Binatia bacterium genome:
CGTCCCAGCACCCGGGCACCCGCAGACCGGGTCGGCTCCGAACGCAGCCGGCGAGCCTTGCGTCCCGTCGGAGGTGGGTGACGATACCGTTGATGTCCGCGTCGACATCGAAGAGGCGCCGCAGACGGCCGACGATCTGCGCCAACAGGGCCACATCGGGAAAGCGGATCGTCGCCACGAGGTGCGGCGCCTGCCCCGCCGGGCGCACCTCGACGGTTCCCGTCTTCCCAGCGAGTGCGATCGTGCGCCGGTAGACGTTGTGGCGCACGACTTCGAGCCCCGGAATGGCCCGGGCGCCCAGGAAGTCGGCAATCCCCGGCCAATCGTATGGCGGCGCGCACGGCAGCACCAGCGATACTCCCGTACCGGGCGGTCCGGTATCGCTGCGCCGCAACCGCCGCAGGTCGCGTGGGGCCCGCCCGTATGTGCGGCGGACCGCATCGTTGAAGCGTCGCACGCTTGCGAACCCGGATGCGTAAGCGACCTCGGTAATCGGCAAGGCAGTTTCGTCGAGCAAACGCTTGGCAAAAAGCAGCCGCCGGGTGCGAGCGACGGCACCTGGCGAAGCGCCGACGTGTCGTTCGAACAGGCGGCGCAGATGCCGCGCCCCGACGCCGATGCGCCCTGCCAACTGGTCGACGTTGGCGTCGTCGAGCGCCCCGTCGGCAATCAGGCGCAGGGCCCGCGAAATCGTGTTGAGCGTTCCCCGCCAGACTACGAGGTCGGGCGACACCTCGGGGCGGCACCGCAGGCACGGTCGGAACCCTGCGCGCTGAGCCGCGGCGGCGCTGGGCAGGAAGACGCAGTTGTCCAACTTCGGGGTGCGCGCCGGACACACCGGCCGGCAGTACACACCGGTACTCCGCACCCCGGTGAAGAAGCGACCGTCGAAACGCGCATCGCGCGTCCGCAGTGCCCGGTAGCACGCCTCTCGATCGACCAGCATGGGCACATATTACCGCACCACGCCGGCAATACTCGCCAGATTCGGCCCTGCATATGCTTTACCACCCGACCTCTGACCCAACGGTTGGGCGTCTGGCGACACCGGCATGCTGTCGTTAGAAATCCCCCTCGATGGCGCGTCGGACTTCCGCTCCACTATTCATGTGCCGAACCGAGTTCGGAGGCACGTCTCGACCAACTCTGCGCGGCGTCTACCCGACGCGAACGGGCGGCTTTCGATCCGGAAAGAGGAAATACGAAACGGAAAACCTGGCTCGGTTCGGGAGAGCCCACGAGCTATCCGGTCTCCCCGTCGAGAAATCGCTAAGGCCGCCTCGAGTTGGCGCCGACGATCGGGGCGCGGTCGTCGAGGGGGTGGCTCCCCTTATTCCGGCGGGTCGACGGGCTCGTCGATCAACAGTTCTTCGTCTTCGACCTCGCCGATCTGCGCAGCCGGCGGCGCCGGCGTGCCCGGCCCCGCGGTCGGCTTCTCCAGAAATGCATCGGGCTTCTTGAAGAGGCGCTTCACCAGATAGTCGCGGACTACGAACGCCGTCTGACCGTCTCCGGCCATCGCCGTGTGCTCGGGCGGCCCCGCGGCCGTCTGTCGGGTACCGATCAGCAGAGTACCCAGCGGCTTGACCCCCTCGCCGGTGAGAGCGATCGTAAGCGCGGGCGGATTCAACCCCAGGGCGGCAAGGTCCGTCGGCCCGTCTGCGGCCACCGAGAACCCCTTCACCTCACGGACCTCGTCGAGATACTGGGTCACAGCCGCCGCCGAAACCTTGTCTGCAGAGCCGTCCAGCCGCCACTCGTTACCGTCGCCACGAGTCAACTTCGCCGTTCCGTCGGGACCGATCACCGCGAGTCCCCTGACGTCGGCAGGCAGGAACGCGATGATGGTCTTGTCGCGGAAATCGTCCGCCGATTTGTCGAGATCGCGGTAGCCCCAGTCGCTCACGGCATACACGGCCGGCTGACCGGCGCGCTGCACGTACATCTCCTTCTTGTCGTTGGTCGAGCCGACGAGCAGGGTCTTCTCGGCCCCCTCTTCCCCGATGCGCAACGTGATCCGCAACCTCGGCTTGTCGAGACCGAAGGCGGCGAGATCGGTTGGCTGGTCGGCGGGAAAGTCGACGGCGCGCAGGGAGCGGAGGCTCGACAGGAAACTGCGCACTGTGGCCGCATCGGCGGCCATTGCCCGCGGCTTCTCGATACGCCAGTTGCCGTCCTCCTGCGTCAGCACGATATCCTTGCCCTCGCCCTGCAGCTCGACCTGGCGCAGCTCGGGGTCGCCGAACGTAAGGATCGTTTTGTCGCGCAGGTCTTTCACCTGCTTGTCCATGCCGGCCCGCAGGGCGCCGCTGGTGAGTACTACATTGGGCATGTCGGCGAGCTTGGCGTAAGCCCCGGCGCCGATCGGCGTGGTCTTGCCCACCAGTACCGCCGGCAGCGTCTTGTCCCCGGCCTTCAGGGTGACCGTAACCAGGGGCGCGTCGAGACCGTACTGCGCCAGTTTGCCGCCGGCATCGCCAAGGTCCTTGGTTACCTCAGCCTGCACTGCGGCGTTCACGAGGTTGGTGACCGCCACACTATCGGCCGGCGCCTCGACGGGCGCCACCATCCGCCAGCTTCCGTCGACCTTCTGCAGAACGATCTCGCGATCGGCGAACTTTAGCGTCACGCCGGTAACGTCGTCGCTCTGCACCGTAAGGAGGGTCTTCTTCTTGCTTTCCTCGACCCGTCTGGGTTCTTCCACGAGGAACACATACGCGAGCAAACCGGCGAAAATCGCCGCGAGGATGAGCGTGGTCCGAAACCGCATGGTGCTACGCCCTCCGGAGTCAGACGGGCAGCCGCGCGACGCGCGCGTCTACTCGCGCCGCCACCACACCGCGAGGCCCACCAGGAGCAGCACCTGCGGCAGGAAAAGCACTGAAAGGTAGAAGATCACCGTGTACTGATCGGCCGTGAACTGCACGCGGGAGGCCCGCACGCCCCGCGGTCGCACCGACACCAGGTCGCTCTGACCGACCAGCCAACCGACGGTATTCAGCAGGAGGTCGCGGTTGTAGTACGTACCCTCGAGTTCCCGGCTGCTCGCGAACTCGGCACTGCCGTACACGGCCAGACGTGCCGTCCCATCAGTCTTCTTGCCCAGGGTTTTCAGGTCGAGATCGACCACGGTTGCAACCGCCACCGGACCCTTGGTGTCCGCGCTGGGGTCCAGGCCGGCGGAGCTGCGCTCGAACAGTGCCGCCAGATCGCTTTCCGCCCAACTATTGGGGCTCGTCTTCACCAGCTCAGTGGCGGCGATGCCGGCCTTGCCGTCGGCGCCGGCGCGCACCGAACGGGCCATGGGGAATACCGTGCGCTGCTTGAAGTCCCGGGTGATCTCGTGCGGGCCGTACGTGTTCACCAGGGGCGCCAGCCCGAGGGCCGGGCCCTGGAACAACCTCACCACCTGATCGACAACGACATCGTTACCGACCTGCACGCCGAGCTCCGCCAGCAGCGGCACCAGCTCGTTGCCCTTGCGCGGCGGCAACAGGAACAACACTCGCCCACCACCGTCGAGATAGCCGCGAACCGCCGTGAGTTCGCTCTCGAGGTAGGGCTTCTCGGTCCCGATCGCGACCGTCACGGTACACTCCGCCGGCACGCTCGCCACGGACGCCAGCAGCACCTTCTGCACGGCGTAGTTCTCGTTGGCCAGCGCCTGGCGGAAACTCGCCAGGCCGGTCGGGCTTTGCACGTCGTCGATGTCGGGCTCGCCGTGGCCCTCGACAAAACAAATCGTCTTCTGCGACGTTCGCGTCACCTTGATGATCGCGTTGGTGATGTTCTCTTCGGTCGGCTGCGCGATCGTCGTCGACTCGTTGCCGTACTGGAAACGGATCGTATTGTAGGTCTTGATCTGATAACGCTCGGCCAGCTCCGGTTGTTTATCGGGGTCGATGAGTTCGTATTTGAACTCCTTGGATTCGCGCCCGTAAAGGGCGAGCAAGTCGGACAGCTCCGGATTCAGGCCGCCCTCCACGAACGCCTGCACTTCGAGCGGCTGGGTGAGACCTTTGACCACGCTCGACGACTGCGGTGACAGGCTGAAGGCGCTCTGTTCGGTAAGGTCGAAGCGGCGGTCGTTGCCCGCCACCAGGTAGTTCACCACCGCGAGGACGCCGAGGAACACCACCGACATCGCCAGGGCGTTGGCGCCGTACTTAGTGGAGCGTTGCGTGACGGCGTCGCGGACCTGCTGGACGCCGGAGCTGAGATACGCCACGACGCCGAACAGGCCGACCAGGCCGTTGATGGCAATGTAGAAAAGATCGACATTCGTCCGCGCCCTGGTGATGACCGCGGCGACGGCGGCAAACAGGAGCAGGACGACCCCGATGAGCCCGAGAAGAGAGCTGTTGCGCCGCACCGTCTACCTCCAGCGCACCGACTCGACCGCCCGCTGCGTCACGAAGAGCGCCAGGACGATTACGCTTCCGAAGTACACGAGGTCCTGCAGCCGGATCACGCCGCGGACCATCTCCGCGAAGTGCTCCGTCAGCGACAGGTATTTCAGCAGCGGACCGAGCATGCCGCCGGCCGTGTCGGCGGGCCACGAGATCACGTAGAGGAGGAGCAGGATGACGAGGCAGCTTACCGCGGCGACGATCTGGTTGTCCGTGAAGGCGGAGGTCAGGAGACCGACGCACGCGAAGCTCACGGCAAGCAGGAACAGACCGAGATAGCCCGACGCCATGATACCCACCTCGGGATTCCCGTAAGCCAGCAGAATTGCCGGATACACCGCGGTCAGCCCCAACATGACGACGAGGAATCCGAGCACACCGAGGAACTTGCCGAGGACTATCTCGGTTACCGAGAGCGGCGAGGTCATCAACAGCTCGTACGTCCCGGCCCGCTTCTCCTCGGCGAAGCTGCGCATGGTGATCACCGGCGTGAGAATGACGAGTATGACGGACAGATTGTGCAGCAGCGGAGCGATGACGAAGTCGTTCAAGTTCAACCGCGCCTGCGCCTCGGGGTTGCGCATTGCGGAGTAAATCGACAGCAGGAAATCGAACCGTGCCACGAGGTTGAAGAAGAACCAGCCGCCGAGCAGCAGAAATCCGGTGAGCACCACGTATGCGATCGGCGACACGAAGTACGATCGCAGTTCCTTGCCGGCGATGACGAATGCGTTCTTCACGCCGCCCCCCCCACCGCCGCGGTCGCGCCTTCGGTCGAGATGTAGCGCATGAACACGTCTTCCAGCGTCCGGTCGCGCGTCAAATCGGCCAGCAGCCCCTCGACCGCGATACGCCCATCGCTGATGATGACGACTTTCTCGCAGAGCTGCGCGACCTCGGGCAGGATGTGCGTCGAGAGGATCACCGTGCGTTCGCCGGACAGCTCGCGTATCAACGTGCGAATCTCCCGAATCTGGCGAGGGTCGAGGCCGATCGTCGGCTCATCGAGCACGAGCACGCTGGGCTCGTGTATCAGTGCCTGGGCCAGGCCCACGCGCTGACGAAATCCCTTCGACAGGTGTCCGAGCAGGCGTCCGGTCACCTCCGTGAGCCCGCACCGTTGCAGAACCCGGTCGACCGCATCCCCGAGTTCCGACTTGGCGACCCCCTTGATGCGGCCGACGAACCGCAAGTAGCTCTCGGTGGTCATATCGCCGTAAAGAGGCGGATTCTCCGGCAGGTAGCCGATGCGTTTTCGTACCTCGTAGGACTCCTCGAAGATGTCGAAGCCCGCCACGCTAACGGTGCCCGCGGTCGCCGGCATGAAGCCGGTGATGATCCGCATCGTGGTGGTCTTGCCGGCCCCATTGGGCCCGAGGAATCCGAGAATCTGGCCTTTGGCAGCGGTGAAACTGACGTCGTCGATGGCGACAATGTCTCCAAACCGCTTGGTGAGGTTGCGAACTTCAATCATCCCACTTCAACCCGCCATGGCACAGTGCGCCCCCCGCTCGCGCGAATGCGCGCGTACTTAGCCACAGCTTCCAGCCTTGTCAACGATTTCGGCGCCCCCTGGTCGGATCCACCCGAAATCCTCCCGGTGGACGTCGGCCTGCGTCGGGTCACGGCCGCAGGTTTGGCCTGG
Coding sequences within it:
- a CDS encoding helix-turn-helix domain-containing protein; amino-acid sequence: MLVDREACYRALRTRDARFDGRFFTGVRSTGVYCRPVCPARTPKLDNCVFLPSAAAAQRAGFRPCLRCRPEVSPDLVVWRGTLNTISRALRLIADGALDDANVDQLAGRIGVGARHLRRLFERHVGASPGAVARTRRLLFAKRLLDETALPITEVAYASGFASVRRFNDAVRRTYGRAPRDLRRLRRSDTGPPGTGVSLVLPCAPPYDWPGIADFLGARAIPGLEVVRHNVYRRTIALAGKTGTVEVRPAGQAPHLVATIRFPDVALLAQIVGRLRRLFDVDADINGIVTHLRRDARLAGCVRSRPGLRVPGCWDGFELAIRAVLGQQVSVAAATTLAGRLVARYGTPLHADGVSPEDPELRFVFPTPAALAAADLTGIGLPRSRAAAITAFSRAVTAEPALLREAQNLDHAIDRLSALPGIGEWTAQYIAMRALREPDAFPASDLGLRRAAATNGQSPTACQLRDVAESWRPWRSYAAMHLWVGGGDPGRGADR
- a CDS encoding DUF4340 domain-containing protein → MRFRTTLILAAIFAGLLAYVFLVEEPRRVEESKKKTLLTVQSDDVTGVTLKFADREIVLQKVDGSWRMVAPVEAPADSVAVTNLVNAAVQAEVTKDLGDAGGKLAQYGLDAPLVTVTLKAGDKTLPAVLVGKTTPIGAGAYAKLADMPNVVLTSGALRAGMDKQVKDLRDKTILTFGDPELRQVELQGEGKDIVLTQEDGNWRIEKPRAMAADAATVRSFLSSLRSLRAVDFPADQPTDLAAFGLDKPRLRITLRIGEEGAEKTLLVGSTNDKKEMYVQRAGQPAVYAVSDWGYRDLDKSADDFRDKTIIAFLPADVRGLAVIGPDGTAKLTRGDGNEWRLDGSADKVSAAAVTQYLDEVREVKGFSVAADGPTDLAALGLNPPALTIALTGEGVKPLGTLLIGTRQTAAGPPEHTAMAGDGQTAFVVRDYLVKRLFKKPDAFLEKPTAGPGTPAPPAAQIGEVEDEELLIDEPVDPPE
- a CDS encoding GldG family protein; this translates as MRRNSSLLGLIGVVLLLFAAVAAVITRARTNVDLFYIAINGLVGLFGVVAYLSSGVQQVRDAVTQRSTKYGANALAMSVVFLGVLAVVNYLVAGNDRRFDLTEQSAFSLSPQSSSVVKGLTQPLEVQAFVEGGLNPELSDLLALYGRESKEFKYELIDPDKQPELAERYQIKTYNTIRFQYGNESTTIAQPTEENITNAIIKVTRTSQKTICFVEGHGEPDIDDVQSPTGLASFRQALANENYAVQKVLLASVASVPAECTVTVAIGTEKPYLESELTAVRGYLDGGGRVLFLLPPRKGNELVPLLAELGVQVGNDVVVDQVVRLFQGPALGLAPLVNTYGPHEITRDFKQRTVFPMARSVRAGADGKAGIAATELVKTSPNSWAESDLAALFERSSAGLDPSADTKGPVAVATVVDLDLKTLGKKTDGTARLAVYGSAEFASSRELEGTYYNRDLLLNTVGWLVGQSDLVSVRPRGVRASRVQFTADQYTVIFYLSVLFLPQVLLLVGLAVWWRRE
- a CDS encoding ABC transporter permease is translated as MKNAFVIAGKELRSYFVSPIAYVVLTGFLLLGGWFFFNLVARFDFLLSIYSAMRNPEAQARLNLNDFVIAPLLHNLSVILVILTPVITMRSFAEEKRAGTYELLMTSPLSVTEIVLGKFLGVLGFLVVMLGLTAVYPAILLAYGNPEVGIMASGYLGLFLLAVSFACVGLLTSAFTDNQIVAAVSCLVILLLLYVISWPADTAGGMLGPLLKYLSLTEHFAEMVRGVIRLQDLVYFGSVIVLALFVTQRAVESVRWR
- a CDS encoding ABC transporter ATP-binding protein, which produces MIEVRNLTKRFGDIVAIDDVSFTAAKGQILGFLGPNGAGKTTTMRIITGFMPATAGTVSVAGFDIFEESYEVRKRIGYLPENPPLYGDMTTESYLRFVGRIKGVAKSELGDAVDRVLQRCGLTEVTGRLLGHLSKGFRQRVGLAQALIHEPSVLVLDEPTIGLDPRQIREIRTLIRELSGERTVILSTHILPEVAQLCEKVVIISDGRIAVEGLLADLTRDRTLEDVFMRYISTEGATAAVGGAA